From the Gossypium hirsutum isolate 1008001.06 chromosome A02, Gossypium_hirsutum_v2.1, whole genome shotgun sequence genome, the window CACCGACCGGCATACTTTTAGGCAAGTACCAATTGGGTCGCCTATTGGGTCGTGGGAGCTTTGCAAAAGTTCACGAAGCAACTTCACTCGACGATGACAACACCGTTGTGGCCGTCAAGATCATAGACAAGACAAAAACAGTCGATGCCGCCATGGAACCGAGGATAATCCGGGAAGTTTCAGCCATGCGCCGCCTACAACACCACCCAAACATCCTCAAAATCCACGAAGTCATGGCCACAAAGACCAAAATCTACCTTGTCATGGAACTAGCCTCAGGTGGTGAGCTTTTCACCAAGGTTTTACGCCGTGGCCGCTTGGATGAACCCGTCGCTCGTAGGTACTTTTCCCAACTTGTCTCCGCCCTCCATTTCTGCCACCAAAACGGTGTCGCTCACCGTGATGTAAAGCCGCAAAACCTCTTATTAGACCGAAATGGAAGCCTAAAAGTTTCAGACTTTGGTCTCTCAGCTCTGCCCGAACAACTAAACGACGGGCTTTTACATACAGCTTGTGGAACGCCGGCTTATACAGCTCCCGAGGTTGTCCGGAGGAAAGGGTACGATGGTTCCAAGGCGGATGCTTGGTCTTGTGGGGTTATTTTATTTGTCTTGTTGGCTGGTTATTTACCCTTTGATGATAGTAACTTGGCGGCTATGTATAAAAAGATTCATCGTAGGGAATTTCAGTTTCCAGCTTGGGTATCAAAGCAAGCTAAAGGTATAATATGGCAGCTTTTAGACCCGAATCCGAAAACCCGAATGAGCATGGTGAAGCTAATGGAAACTTCATGGTTTAAGAGAACTGTAACGACATTAAGACCATCATTATCAGACAACCATTTGGAAAGCTTGATGCAAGACAAGAAGTTAAAACATGACATGAGCTGCAATGGGGTTAATGCTTTTGACATAATATCTATGTCGTCAGGGTTGGATCTGTCGGGCTATTTGAAGGAGGGGTTAATAAGAGGAAGGAAAAAAGGTATACCACAACATCAATGGAGTTGGATGGGGTGATGGAGAGGGTTAGGGAAGTTGGGGAAAGATTGGGGTATAGGGTAGAGAAAGGGAAAAGAGGAGTTGTGGGGTTGGGGAAAgggatggtggtggtggtggtggaagtGATGGAGGTGGCAGAGTTGTTTGTTTTGGTGGACGTGAAGGTGGTGGAAAGTGGTGGGGTTGAGTTTGAGGAAGGACAGTGGCTTGATTTGGAAGCTGGACTTGGAAAGATTTTTATTTCTTGGGACAATACAGCTCTAGGTTGATGATGGTTTTGTTTTGTAACATACATGAAAGTCtttcttgtttttgttttccATGTTGTATTCatgtaaatgaataaaatttatattgAGTGATTAAACTCAATAAAAACTCCTTTTGCCCAAAATTTGATTCAAAAAATAGATGTTGATGTTCACAAATAAGTGAAAATTTGATGCAATACAAAAGAATAAAACGAGCTAGATTTTTACTGCAGATTTGGTGGTAACCTCTGTATACAACTGGGTTGTTGAGTTCAATTTTCGTTCATAGAAAGAACGAAGTAATCTGAGTTCCGTATAACATAAAGCCCCAAAAGATGAGCGAGTTTCTCATCATTGCTTGAATCAGGTCTTCTCCCTGAATGGAAGCAAAGAAGAAGACCTCGGCACAGACGCAGCACACTTAGCCATCAGAGAAATGGATCATGATGAGGTGAGTTTATGAGCAATCCTTACCTCCGGCAGTAGATGCAAGCCTTGACCTAAAACCATTGCTGCATTGAGATCCTAGAAAACCAAGTTTCCGAGAGGATTCCGTAGATCAAAGTCACAACGACCTAGAGACTCGAGTGTCACAGCCAAAAACCAACATCAAAACACAGCACAAACCATGGGCCAAAAAGTATTATTATTCCGACCTGAAGAGCTGGAATCTGGCATCAGGACAAAGCCATCGATGGAACGGGAGCGGTGGCCCGCTATTCCATGGCCAAAGAATCAATCACCGTTACAGCACCTAACCTAAAGAAGCGGTCAGGGCGAAGAAGCGGCAGGTTACAAAATTGAATGTTGTAATAGTAGGAGCGCAAAATAGAATCAAACGTAACACAAGAAAAGTAATACAAACACAATAAACTGTCAAAATATTGAAGTGTTATATTAGATGATGTTTGGAAGCTCAATGTTGATGGTGCATATAGTACAGGGAATTCGAGAGCTGCTGCAGGTGGTGTTATTCGAGAGCTATGATCTAGGTGCTGCAACACATCGTATAGCTGGCTCGTGACCGCGATAAACGCGAAGTGACCGAACCGTTGCTCTGCTTATCGCTCTTCCCTGTTGCTTGCAGCctgtttcacacatttcataagAATTGATCCAAGTGACCTGAATGTGTACCTATCAACAAGTTAAATGCAAGCACTCAATCATTTGCTTAAAAATCCATACTGCTTTCACGGCATACAATATTTCTATTATACATCATTATAGTTGAAGTTGACCTcgaaattaaacataaattttcaaatttgaattcgAGTTAGAGATCGAGACCTGTAAGAATGGCAGTTCGTGCACCACTGCCTAAGACCAAACATCTCTATATTTCAAGCTGAGTTGAAAACAATTGGTGCAGAAGCATGCAGCAGGTTACAAAGTTGAATGTTGTAGGAACAGGACATAAAATCAAACGTAACACAGACCCACACACACAACACAATCACACTGTAAACTGTCAAGAAATATTAAagtgttataatttatataagtAATATATAACCAGTATATTAGGTTCTACTAACATACAAGAGTTCTTAGTCTTTGTTAAATTGAATAATGAGTTTAATGTGTTTTAagtaaaatctcaaatttaaatcttGTAGATAATGAAATTAGATGAAATTTCACGTTGCGCTTCAAAATTTTGGTATTCGTCATGATCCATAACCGTGTTGATCAAGTTGATAACTATATCTCTTATCGAAGTAACGCATTTCCTAACTCAGTTCAAGGGCGGCGCCAAAAATGAAGGTAGGCGCATTGGCCCCTCTTGACtttggtaaatttcttttttaatccttcaaatttgtgaatttcaataaaaatatactctactttcaaaagaaaaaaaagttataattcgATCCTGGCTCCACTAAAAAGTTTCTAGCACTGTCCCTGTCTAACCTGTGAAATAATACACAGAAGCAAACTGCTTTTGGTAACTCTTGGGCTATATTTTCAATTTtgtaaatttgatataaaaaaaccCGATAAGGTCCATCGCTTTGGGCTCAAATGACTTCAACACTTTAGGcccatcatctgataaggcccGATATGACCAACAACACCACCAGAATTATTATGTGGGATTTAAATGCAAAACATATAGGGAGATCTCTGGAATTTCACTGTTAAGaaggatgatatatatatatcaacaatctcgttataaattttgatcatatttatttttttgacacaatgtctagAACTGCCCATAGCccctcctcaacccataaatagaaggataatgaaCTTCAGTACACTCGAATCCAATCttcttgcattgacaataatgtTTGTGCCAATCGAATTAAAAATCAATCGGCATATATTTACTTTCTAATCTTAGgtaattaatagatttttttttgtgaaaagaaatgataaattacatcaaatcaatttcataaaagCACCATTCTCTTGTCTTTTATTAAAAGCTCTAATATTTCCTTGGGTGCCTCATCAAGGACCTATAGACTTGATTTCCACTTCAGATTAAGTTTAACAAGTTGATCCACAACTAAATTCTGTTCTCTCGACATGTATTTGATATTCCACTGCCCTTCAGTTCTCATAACACATTGGGTCCTTCTGAGTACAGTAATATTTAGATCCTCCAATCCCAAATTATTCAAGGCTTGAATTACGTTAAGATTATCGGTAAGAATTGTTGATGAGCATCCCCCCTCCAACTACTTAAAATGCTTTAATTTTCcagtctgaaaaatatttaaatggaaCAATGATGTCATATCAGCAAATCAAGACACTTAAGAATAATTTTAAgataattaattaatgatttagttgattttaacttaattacgtgtcatgattttaatgaaattgatATACGTTAATTTAGTGTCACTGTTTCGTACAATCATTTTTCTATCTATCACTCCACTTATGATAATCATCAATTTCAGTTGAGAAACTAATTACAACATGATTGGGAGGATGAGGGTTTAAGGTTCTCTAAAAATCTAACTCGAGTGATATCAACGGAAGACttgaaagttaaattaaaaatttatgggGTTTTATTGAAGAGAAGAGTTGATCTAAGGGCAAAGTCAAAAAAAGAATTTGGGAGGGTGGAATTTAGTTCTAcattttacaatagtaaaaatataatttcaccattttaataatttatatctttataatttgtaaaggattacataatttttttttatttttaaatgccaaagtataattttacaattattaatttaaaaatttataaattataaatgactaaaaaggaattttttttcactttaggAGGGCCGAGACCTTGCCAACTCCAGACAAAGCTACAACTTAATATATCGGAGAAGATTCAAATCTAAAATATGCTCAAACTTAAAATAATCCGACCCTAAACTGAATTTAAAACAATCTAAATctaaaaagaaatgaataaaaaaaacctaaactcATCTAAATTAAACTCACAAAGAATAAATAGAGACAATATCATGAAGTGATGAAATAATGGATCCAAAGACATAAGAGAAAGAACGTATAAAGGTCGATTGAGTATTAGCTTGATTAGCATAGGCATTGTTACTAATGTAAGAATATgtgagttcgagtgcgctgatgcacattatcatcttatttatgggttgaggagagattttagataattttaaacattgtgtcaaaaagaacagatatgataagaatttacaatgaaattattaaaagaaaaaggtaagCGGCATTTGAAAAACAAATCCCGTTCAACAAAAACCTTTTTAACTGAAACTGCTTTGGTGTCCAAATCTCTCCCATATATTAGAGTGCATCACCTAATCAACCCATTGCTTGCCTGCCATATCCCTACCTATGGACTGCAAAATTCATCATCCATGGTGTGGTTGGGGTAATACCAACCAGGTCTTCTAAGAACATACAGATGAACAATTACCAAACATGCCATGTGCTCTGTTTTACACTTTGTCTTCCACCAGAAGAAAACAAATAATTGCCTGAAAGTTTTAGTCTGTTAACTGTCTAAGATACCCTtattaattagctgaaatttttgtaTGCAGATTCCTGGGAAGAATCTATTTCCTACTAAACAGATAAGAACAACCAAATATATCTAATATCAAGTGACTATAGTTTTACATATTTGTATTTCGAAAACAACtctaaaaataaaactttggggATCACTTGATTCAAATCATGGAATCTTGCCAGATCTTGTTTCTTTGATACCTTCTCCCATTATTGCTGTAACAAGGAGACTGATAGACAATGTTTATATTATAATACGAGTGAAACTTTCTGCGAACTAGAATCAAATTAGTTCTTTTACTATTAAATAGAGTTAACATTTTCCGATTAaaaaatgatatgaaaataattttttttctatttacaattcaacttcaaacaaaatattttgtGTTGCAAAATCATGaaaagcttttaaaatataattttattaaacagtTATTTGGCattattttatccttttaatagtacaaggattaaattaattcatttaatagcAGATAGATTAATTTGATTTATCCCTATAAGTCCCTATAATAGaggaaaatgaatttattttagggtaaattataaaaatagtcattctTGTTTGTTTTAGATTGCATTTTAGTCACTTGTGcttaaaatattacgttttagtcatttatgttatcgttttgttacaaagtggtcgCTCTGCCGTTAAGCTCTGTTACCTCTCTAACGGCAATCTTATGTggtagtccaaatgggttttaaatgccaaatTAGATGTCCAATTGACGAGAATAGGTTTTTAAGtagataattttaattaattgaaaattttaaattaattagacatttaattggaaaagaaaaatcattcgtctcctttttcttttatttttcttttccattttgacTGCAGAAACTATTCTCATCTCagttggacatccaagttggcatttaaaatctATTTGAACTGCCACGTTGGATTGCCGTTAGGAAGGTAACGAAGTTTAACGGTAAAGTGACCACTTTGTGACAAaatgataatgtaagtgactaaaacgtaacatttaaaacataaatgactaaaatataatatgagacaaacaaaagtgactacttttatagtttacccttcaTTTTATATTGTGTTATATAAGATTGGTATAATTTGCTTTTAATCCCTCTATAATTAtgacatttgaaatttaatctttttactttaaattattataatttagtaATACTATTAGTTGCTTTTATATGAAGCGATGACTTGAATCCATTGccataactaataatattatcaatttgAACTTACTAATATCTGCACCCTAACTTGAAAAAATTAGAAAGTATGAAAAAAGCATTAACTTTATTATAT encodes:
- the LOC107940180 gene encoding LOW QUALITY PROTEIN: CBL-interacting serine/threonine-protein kinase 7 (The sequence of the model RefSeq protein was modified relative to this genomic sequence to represent the inferred CDS: deleted 2 bases in 1 codon); this translates as MPSGAQPPLSPPASPPSLPSQQTPPEPPPPPPLKITRTKTPTGILLGKYQLGRLLGRGSFAKVHEATSLDDDNTVVAVKIIDKTKTVDAAMEPRIIREVSAMRRLQHHPNILKIHEVMATKTKIYLVMELASGGELFTKVLRRGRLDEPVARRYFSQLVSALHFCHQNGVAHRDVKPQNLLLDRNGSLKVSDFGLSALPEQLNDGLLHTACGTPAYTAPEVVRRKGYDGSKADAWSCGVILFVLLAGYLPFDDSNLAAMYKKIHRREFQFPAWVSKQAKGIIWQLLDPNPKTRMSMVKLMETSWFKRTVTTLRPSLSDNHLESLMQDKKLKHDMSCNGVNAFDIISMSSGLDLSGYLKEVNKRKEKRYTTTSMELDGVMERVREVGERLGYRVEKGKRGVVGLGKGMVVVVVEVMEVAELFVLVDVKVVESGGVEFEEGQWLDLEAGLGKIFISWDNTALG